GCTTTAAGCATGGCGCTGCGTCTCATCATCAACGCCGACGACTTTGGCTGGGATGCGCCCGCCACGGCCGCCATTCTCGACCTGGCCGCCCAGGATTGCCTCAGCAGCACCACCGTCATGGCCAACCTGGCCAGCGAAACAGACCTGGCCGCCCTGCGCCGGTTCGCCGGCCGCGTATCGGTTGGCTACCACCTGAACCTGATTTTGGGGCCGCCGGTGGCCCCGGCCGCTGCGGTGCCCAGCCTGCTGGGGCCGGATGGCCATTTCTGGCCCGCGCAGCGGCTGTGGCTGCGCTACTTGGCCGGCCAGGTGCGGCCGGCCGAGCTGGCCGTGGAGCTGACCGCCCAGATTGAGCGCCTGCGCGCCCACGGCCTCTCCCCGAGCCATGCCGATTCGCACCGGCACCTGCACCTTTACCCCCGGCTGGGGCCTACCCTTACGCGCATACTGGGCCAGCTGGGCGTGCGGCGGCTGCGGCGCTGGACGCCCCAGCCCAGCTACGGGCAGCGCGGCCGCATTCTGAACGTATTCGGCCGCATTTCTTCCGGCGGCCTGCGGGGGTTTGCCACGCCCAATGCGCTGGCGGCCGATTTCTCGGCGGCACAGACGGCCACGTTGCCCTTGTTTGCGCAGGGGCTGGCCCGCGCCCGGCGGCACGGCCCCACCGTGGAATTTATGACCCACCCCGGCCTGAGCGACCGGCCTGGCTCGTACCTGGCCCGCCGCACGGAGTATGAGTTCTGGCGCGGGAGCACCTGGCGCGACCATCTGGTGGACCTGGGCGGCAGCTTGATTCGGTACGATGAAATCTGAGCCGCACCTGGGTAAACATCGGTTTTTAACCGCGCTCCATTGCCCCCTGCAATCTTGTTCCGCCTACCAATGCCCCCGGTAACGCCACGGCCGCCGAGAGCAGGTAAAAGAGCAAGCTGAGGCTGACCGAGACCGTCGCATTAAGCGCCAGCCACTGCGCCCCGAGCAGAAAGACCACCTCGCGCGCTCCCGCCCCGCCCACCGTGAAGGGCAACGCCGCGGCCACCGACGAAGCCAGAAAAACCAGCAAATACGCCGGCAGTTGCGTGGTGGTATGCGTAGCGGCGAGCAAGGCCAGTGTGCACAGCAGCTGGGCCGCCTGCACGCCCAGTGCCAGTGCCTGGGTGTGCCAATACGTGGGGCTGAAAGGTGCGAACCACCGCCCCGTAACGGCCGCTCCGCCCCGCAGCAGGCCCGCTGCGCCAAGGCCTGCCACCCCGCGCCAAACCCAAAGCCCGGGCAGCGGCAGGGGCACCACCCAGGCCAGGGCTACCAGCAGCACCCCCAGTGCCAGCAGGCCGCTCACGCGGTCCAGCACCAGGGCGCGCACCAAAGCGGTGGTTTTGGTCGGGTAGGCCCGCCGCAGCACCAGCACCTTGTAGCCATCGCCGCCGATGCCGCCGGGCAAAAAAAGATTGTAGAACATGCCCAGCCAGTAGAGGCGCAGGTTGGCCGTTTCGGATAAATCGACCCCGATGGCCCGCTGAAAACAGTTGAGGCGGCGGGCCGCCAGCCACTTGGAAACGGCGAACAGCCCCACCGCCAGCCCCAGCCAGCCGGGCTGCACGCTGGCTAGCACCTGGGCCACCTGGCGGGGGCTGATGCGGCGAAACACGAACCACAGCGCGGCCACCAGCAGCCCCAGCTTCAGCAGCAGCAGCAGGGCGGTGCGCAGGGAGGGCGGGAGGGTCAAGGCACCGGTAGAAGTGGCGGTGGAAACCGCTGTTTGGCAAGTAAAATAGGGACTACTAGTTGAATTTCACCAGGTGCAGACGGATGCCCCGGTCGATGACGAACTCGTAGTACTGGCGGTAGCGCCGGCCGGTAAGGCACCGGTCTTCGGCCAGATAGAAGGCGTTTGGGGCGGGAGCGGCGGGCAGCTGCGGCGACGTGGACGAATACACGATGTGGCCCGTGCCCCGCGTGATGTAAAACGCCTCGTCGTTATCGACGTGGGTATCGGCCAGCCTGTACACCGGGGCGTGGCCGGCTATTTGCGCCACCCGGATGGCGGCCGCGCGATAGGGCGTTTCGTCGCGGGTGAGCAGGCGGGCGGGCAGCACAAACCAGTTGAAAACGACGCGCGCGCACAGCAAAAACAGCCCCAGCCACGCCAGCCGCTGGGCCGGCAGGTACCCGAAGGCCAGCGTGCAGCCGGCCAGCGCCAGCACCCCCGCCGCCGATTTCCAGACCACGCCGGGCTGCACGGCGGCCGCTGGTATCCACGGCACGGCCACCAGGCTCAGGCTGACCAGCGCCATGGCCAGTAGCAGCACGGCATCGAGCACCCGGTGGGGCCAGCGGCGCTCGGCCCAGAACTGCTGGTAGAAATACACCGCCACCGTGAAGCACAGCGGCGTGAGCACGAACAAGTAGCGCGGAATAGTGCCCGGCGATAGCCAGAACACCGGCGTGAGCGCGGCAAACAGCACCGCATTGAAGCGCAGGAAGGGCTGCTCGCGCAGCACCTGGCGCCAGCCGGGCCGGACCAAACACAGCAACAGCAGGGTCCAGGGCAGGAAATAGGAGATGAAATCAAGCGGAAACTTCGCCAGATGCGCCAACGATTCCCACCAGGCGTGGGCGGCCACGGTGCGCTGCATCGACTGGTCGAGGAGCGTGGCCAAATAATCGTGCAGGGGGTAAAAATGGCGGTACACCGCAAAGTAGCCGCCTAGCAACCCCAACAGCACGCCCAGCCCCAGGGCGTGCGCCCCCGACAGCAACCGCCGCCAGTGGCCGTCAACAAACCCGAAATACACGCCCAGCGCCACCGCCTGAAACACCAGCGACGGCAGGCCCTTGAGCAGAAAGCCCACCGCCGTGAGGGCGTAGCTCACCACAAACAGGGCCACCCAGCGCCGCCGCTCGCCCAACTCAAACACCGCCATGAAACCGAGGTAGGTAACCAAGGCGTGCAGGGTGTCAATC
This region of Hymenobacter sedentarius genomic DNA includes:
- a CDS encoding carbohydrate deacetylase, whose product is MALRLIINADDFGWDAPATAAILDLAAQDCLSSTTVMANLASETDLAALRRFAGRVSVGYHLNLILGPPVAPAAAVPSLLGPDGHFWPAQRLWLRYLAGQVRPAELAVELTAQIERLRAHGLSPSHADSHRHLHLYPRLGPTLTRILGQLGVRRLRRWTPQPSYGQRGRILNVFGRISSGGLRGFATPNALAADFSAAQTATLPLFAQGLARARRHGPTVEFMTHPGLSDRPGSYLARRTEYEFWRGSTWRDHLVDLGGSLIRYDEI
- a CDS encoding lysylphosphatidylglycerol synthase transmembrane domain-containing protein, producing the protein MTLPPSLRTALLLLLKLGLLVAALWFVFRRISPRQVAQVLASVQPGWLGLAVGLFAVSKWLAARRLNCFQRAIGVDLSETANLRLYWLGMFYNLFLPGGIGGDGYKVLVLRRAYPTKTTALVRALVLDRVSGLLALGVLLVALAWVVPLPLPGLWVWRGVAGLGAAGLLRGGAAVTGRWFAPFSPTYWHTQALALGVQAAQLLCTLALLAATHTTTQLPAYLLVFLASSVAAALPFTVGGAGAREVVFLLGAQWLALNATVSVSLSLLFYLLSAAVALPGALVGGTRLQGAMERG
- a CDS encoding ArnT family glycosyltransferase translates to MPSVLNWLRARPWVPALLALLVLLPALLLNLGLLPLIGDEPIRALVALELKLHGNFFVSTLQGEHYFNKPPLFNWLLVGLFQLFGSVEEWVIRLPTVLALLGMGASLYYFVSRRLGWALGVAAALAFITSGRMLFYDSFLGLIDTLHALVTYLGFMAVFELGERRRWVALFVVSYALTAVGFLLKGLPSLVFQAVALGVYFGFVDGHWRRLLSGAHALGLGVLLGLLGGYFAVYRHFYPLHDYLATLLDQSMQRTVAAHAWWESLAHLAKFPLDFISYFLPWTLLLLCLVRPGWRQVLREQPFLRFNAVLFAALTPVFWLSPGTIPRYLFVLTPLCFTVAVYFYQQFWAERRWPHRVLDAVLLLAMALVSLSLVAVPWIPAAAVQPGVVWKSAAGVLALAGCTLAFGYLPAQRLAWLGLFLLCARVVFNWFVLPARLLTRDETPYRAAAIRVAQIAGHAPVYRLADTHVDNDEAFYITRGTGHIVYSSTSPQLPAAPAPNAFYLAEDRCLTGRRYRQYYEFVIDRGIRLHLVKFN